From the uncultured Trichococcus sp. genome, one window contains:
- a CDS encoding Cof-type HAD-IIB family hydrolase, with translation MDKKIIFLDIDGTLVADDGWVPASAADACRQARLNGHEIYLCTGRSKPEIYDFIMEIGFDGIIGAGGGFVELNDGMLYHKTVPASEVRRMVDFFNQHDVDFYLESNGGLFASKNFLPHVERCIYGDIENDPDARRRKEEQPHPFIEGLIYGEEDLYKSDVNKACFLQSDKLSFAQIKAEFENAFETIQCTVPQFGDESGELMVPGIHKATAIEALLTHLDLPKERTIAIGDGLNDLEMFDYCKIGIAMGNAKEELKAVADHVTSSVDEDGLHQAFRTFGLI, from the coding sequence TTGGATAAAAAAATTATTTTTTTGGATATTGATGGTACTTTGGTGGCGGATGACGGTTGGGTTCCCGCATCCGCTGCGGACGCATGCAGACAAGCCCGACTGAACGGACATGAAATTTATTTATGCACCGGCCGATCAAAACCGGAAATCTATGATTTCATCATGGAAATCGGCTTTGACGGCATCATCGGCGCTGGCGGCGGTTTCGTTGAGCTGAATGACGGAATGTTGTACCATAAGACTGTCCCAGCCAGCGAAGTCAGGCGGATGGTGGATTTCTTCAATCAGCATGACGTTGACTTTTACTTGGAATCGAACGGCGGCCTGTTCGCCAGCAAGAATTTTCTGCCGCATGTGGAACGCTGCATTTACGGAGATATCGAAAACGATCCGGATGCCCGCAGACGCAAAGAAGAACAGCCTCATCCCTTCATTGAGGGCTTGATCTACGGGGAAGAAGATCTGTATAAATCTGATGTCAATAAGGCTTGTTTCCTTCAGAGCGACAAACTTTCATTCGCACAGATCAAAGCGGAATTCGAAAACGCCTTTGAAACGATTCAATGTACCGTACCACAGTTTGGGGATGAAAGCGGCGAATTGATGGTACCGGGCATACACAAAGCGACCGCAATCGAAGCGTTGTTGACACACCTAGATCTACCCAAAGAGCGGACGATCGCGATCGGAGACGGCTTGAACGATCTGGAGATGTTCGACTATTGCAAGATCGGCATCGCTATGGGGAATGCCAAAGAAGAATTGAAGGCTGTTGCGGATCACGTTACGAGTTCGGTGGATGAAGATGGCCTGCATCAAGCATTCCGTACTTTCGGGCTCATCTGA
- the proB gene encoding glutamate 5-kinase, giving the protein MEPIRNKILDCKRIVIKIGTSSLMLADGSVNYQTIDRLAYVLTVLRNQGKEIVLVSSGAIGVGLNHLNLPHRPRSIPEQQAVASVGQAELMNLYTRFFSHYNQIVGQILMTLDIVQFPESRRNAVNAFEQLLKMGIIPIVNENDAVSVEELDHLTKFGDNDRLSATVAEIISADLLIMLSDVPGFYDKNPMAHPDAVLFHTIHAITAKEMALAGGNGSKFGTGGMATKLKAAKQILKNKQQMVLTQATDPTVLFDILAGKEIGTYFVKEDK; this is encoded by the coding sequence ATGGAACCTATCCGCAATAAAATATTGGACTGCAAAAGGATCGTCATCAAAATCGGCACAAGTTCTTTGATGCTGGCAGACGGATCCGTAAACTACCAGACAATCGACCGGCTCGCCTATGTCTTGACCGTTCTGCGCAATCAGGGAAAGGAAATCGTCTTGGTGTCTTCAGGTGCGATCGGCGTCGGGCTCAACCACCTGAACCTGCCGCATCGTCCGAGATCCATACCCGAACAACAGGCAGTCGCTTCCGTCGGTCAGGCCGAATTGATGAACCTCTACACCCGCTTTTTCTCGCACTATAACCAGATTGTGGGGCAAATCCTCATGACCCTGGATATCGTGCAGTTCCCGGAAAGCCGCAGGAATGCCGTAAATGCCTTCGAGCAGTTGTTGAAAATGGGCATCATCCCGATCGTAAACGAGAACGACGCTGTCTCCGTTGAAGAGCTGGATCACCTGACCAAATTCGGGGATAACGATCGCCTTTCCGCAACCGTAGCGGAAATCATCTCCGCCGACCTCCTGATCATGCTGTCCGATGTCCCGGGTTTTTACGATAAAAATCCGATGGCGCATCCGGATGCCGTCCTCTTCCACACCATTCACGCCATCACGGCAAAAGAAATGGCTTTGGCTGGCGGCAATGGCTCGAAATTCGGGACCGGGGGAATGGCAACCAAATTGAAAGCTGCCAAACAAATCCTTAAGAACAAGCAACAGATGGTATTGACGCAAGCCACAGACCCGACCGTATTGTTCGATATACTGGCCGGCAAAGAAATTGGAACCTATTTTGTGAAGGAAGACAAATAG
- a CDS encoding glutamate-5-semialdehyde dehydrogenase codes for MNSLLQEMGIAAKAAANSLRKASTKQKNEGLLAMEAALYAHQDAILAANAQDIAAAEANGLPTPMIERLTLNPQRIKGMADSFKEIAQLADPVGYVEEMTKSADGLMIGKQRVPLGVIGIIYESRPNVTADASALCFKSGNAVILRGGKEALESNKAIMTALQAGLVDAGFAKDTLQLIPDPSRELASEFMKLNDYLDCLIPRGGAGLIQNVLKNATVPVIETGVGNCHLYIDKAAELEMATRILVNAKCSRPSVCNAIETLVVHEAVADAFLPVFAEALAPYKVELRGDAKTCSILPEAVLATEEDFATEFLDFILAVKVVSSYDEAIAHIQKYSTGHSEVIVTDHYQTAQNFLNDIDAAAVYINASSRFTDGGCFGFGGEIGISTQKLHARGPMGLKELTSYKYIIYGAGQIRS; via the coding sequence ATGAACAGTTTATTGCAAGAAATGGGCATTGCCGCAAAAGCCGCAGCCAACAGTCTTAGGAAAGCATCGACCAAGCAGAAGAACGAGGGACTCCTTGCAATGGAAGCCGCCCTTTACGCGCATCAGGATGCTATTTTAGCCGCCAACGCGCAGGACATTGCAGCCGCGGAGGCCAATGGCTTGCCGACACCAATGATCGAACGTTTGACTTTGAATCCGCAACGGATCAAAGGGATGGCGGACAGTTTCAAGGAAATCGCCCAACTGGCCGATCCGGTCGGCTACGTCGAGGAAATGACGAAATCAGCCGATGGATTGATGATCGGCAAGCAACGTGTTCCGCTTGGCGTCATCGGAATCATCTACGAATCGCGTCCAAACGTCACAGCAGACGCGAGCGCCCTGTGCTTCAAATCCGGGAATGCCGTCATCCTGCGCGGCGGAAAAGAGGCGTTGGAATCCAACAAAGCCATCATGACCGCATTGCAGGCCGGCCTTGTGGACGCCGGTTTCGCCAAGGATACGCTTCAGCTGATTCCTGATCCATCCCGGGAACTGGCTAGCGAATTCATGAAACTGAATGACTATCTGGATTGCCTGATCCCTCGCGGTGGCGCCGGACTGATCCAGAACGTATTGAAAAACGCGACCGTGCCTGTCATCGAAACCGGCGTCGGAAATTGCCATCTGTACATCGATAAGGCTGCCGAATTGGAAATGGCAACACGCATTCTGGTGAATGCGAAATGTTCCCGCCCTTCCGTCTGCAACGCCATCGAGACGCTTGTTGTCCACGAAGCAGTCGCGGATGCCTTTCTGCCTGTTTTCGCGGAAGCCTTGGCGCCTTATAAAGTGGAATTGCGAGGCGACGCGAAGACATGCAGCATCCTGCCTGAAGCCGTTTTGGCAACGGAAGAAGATTTCGCTACCGAATTCCTGGACTTCATCTTAGCTGTGAAGGTTGTCTCTTCTTATGACGAAGCCATCGCACATATCCAAAAATACAGCACCGGCCATTCCGAAGTGATCGTCACCGATCATTACCAAACGGCACAGAACTTCCTGAACGATATCGATGCGGCGGCCGTCTACATCAACGCCTCTTCGCGCTTCACGGACGGCGGTTGTTTCGGCTTCGGCGGAGAAATCGGCATCAGCACGCAAAAACTCCATGCCCGCGGACCGATGGGATTGAAGGAATTGACTTCCTACAAATACATCATCTACGGCGCAGGCCAAATCAGATCCTAA
- a CDS encoding FAD-dependent oxidoreductase → MKKKIAVIGGGIVGATASYYLAKAGHSVSVFDSGTGQATAAAAGIICPWLSRRRNKKWYRLVSEGAAFYDKLLADLASDGLKTDAYARCGALVLGQSTDYIQEVHDRALERREQAPLIGKVAILKKKELQKLFPHLANVEQALYVGGGARVDGRELTETLLQATTKFGGTIHKSTVSLSGDNDGTLSVLTPDGPQKFDAVILAAGAWLPQLLQPLGYTVDVRGQKGQLVVLQTEDNDPQNYPVIMPQGEIDMLPFGHGKTVIGASHENDKGYDLQPDASVTDPMLEQARTWLPHLKEAATMDIRIGTRAYTSDFSPFFGSVPGLQNCFAASGLGSSGLTSGPLIGYLLAELAQGKKSTLPPEDYPVAAYIKPVDR, encoded by the coding sequence ATGAAAAAGAAAATCGCAGTCATCGGTGGCGGCATCGTCGGCGCCACCGCCAGTTACTACTTGGCAAAAGCAGGCCACAGCGTCAGCGTGTTCGACAGCGGAACAGGCCAAGCAACAGCCGCTGCGGCAGGGATCATCTGCCCTTGGCTGTCCAGACGCCGCAACAAAAAATGGTACCGCCTCGTCTCCGAAGGCGCGGCATTTTATGACAAGTTGCTGGCTGACTTGGCTTCCGACGGATTAAAGACTGACGCCTACGCACGCTGCGGCGCCCTGGTTCTGGGACAATCCACCGACTATATCCAAGAGGTCCACGACCGCGCGCTGGAACGCCGTGAGCAGGCGCCGCTGATCGGAAAGGTCGCTATCCTGAAGAAAAAGGAACTGCAGAAGCTGTTCCCGCACCTCGCCAACGTGGAGCAAGCCCTTTACGTAGGCGGTGGCGCCCGCGTGGACGGTCGGGAGTTGACGGAAACATTGCTGCAAGCGACAACCAAATTCGGCGGCACAATACACAAAAGTACTGTTTCCCTTTCCGGGGATAACGACGGCACCTTGTCCGTCCTGACGCCGGACGGACCGCAAAAATTCGATGCGGTCATCCTGGCAGCGGGCGCCTGGCTGCCCCAGCTGCTCCAGCCGCTCGGGTATACGGTCGATGTCCGCGGTCAAAAAGGGCAGCTGGTTGTCCTCCAAACCGAAGACAACGATCCGCAAAACTACCCGGTCATCATGCCCCAGGGCGAAATCGACATGCTTCCGTTCGGCCACGGGAAAACAGTCATCGGCGCAAGCCACGAGAACGACAAAGGCTATGACCTGCAGCCTGATGCTTCCGTTACGGATCCGATGCTGGAACAAGCCCGCACTTGGCTCCCCCATCTGAAAGAAGCGGCAACAATGGATATCCGCATCGGCACAAGGGCCTACACTTCCGACTTCAGCCCCTTTTTCGGCAGTGTCCCGGGTCTGCAAAACTGCTTCGCAGCAAGCGGGCTTGGTTCATCCGGATTGACTTCCGGCCCGCTGATCGGCTATCTGTTGGCCGAATTGGCGCAAGGGAAAAAAAGCACCTTGCCACCCGAGGATTATCCGGTCGCCGCTTACATCAAACCGGTCGATCGCTAG
- the mscL gene encoding large conductance mechanosensitive channel protein MscL, producing the protein MWKEFKTFIMRGNVLDLAVGVVIGGAFTAIVNSLVKDIITPIIVALTGNADLTGLSFKIGQADFTYGNFLQAVMNFLLIALVLFLMIKVINKMKRKMPEEEPVEVEAEVPVVELYLKEIRDLMVNQNKKAE; encoded by the coding sequence ATGTGGAAAGAATTTAAAACATTCATCATGCGCGGGAACGTTCTTGATCTTGCCGTCGGGGTTGTCATCGGGGGTGCATTTACAGCAATCGTCAATTCATTAGTCAAAGATATCATCACACCGATCATCGTAGCCTTGACCGGCAATGCAGATTTGACCGGGCTTTCCTTCAAAATCGGACAAGCAGACTTCACTTACGGTAATTTCCTGCAAGCCGTAATGAACTTCCTGCTGATCGCACTTGTCCTTTTCCTGATGATCAAGGTCATCAACAAAATGAAACGCAAAATGCCTGAGGAAGAACCAGTGGAAGTTGAAGCCGAAGTACCGGTTGTTGAACTTTACCTGAAAGAAATCCGTGATCTGATGGTGAATCAGAACAAAAAAGCCGAATAG
- a CDS encoding PTS fructose transporter subunit IIA, translated as MLGIVIATHGTLSDGLKNSAEVIFGPTNNIATANLNLGDDVQALGATIKEAIHEVNQGEGVLVFVDLVSASPYNQSVLVTNSLEKELQDSVYIIGGVNLPMLLEGINHQLIGTPVKEAAEAVIAQGKNSISDWHVSMIEDDDEDEDDAF; from the coding sequence ATGTTAGGGATCGTTATTGCAACACATGGTACGTTAAGTGATGGGCTTAAAAATTCAGCAGAAGTAATTTTTGGGCCGACTAATAATATCGCAACAGCGAACTTGAATCTGGGAGACGACGTGCAGGCACTAGGCGCAACAATTAAAGAAGCTATCCATGAAGTAAACCAAGGTGAAGGGGTTCTCGTATTTGTTGACCTAGTAAGCGCCAGCCCGTACAATCAATCGGTTCTTGTGACAAATAGTTTAGAGAAAGAACTGCAAGATTCTGTTTACATCATTGGCGGGGTAAACCTTCCGATGCTGTTGGAAGGGATCAACCATCAATTAATCGGGACGCCGGTAAAAGAAGCTGCCGAAGCTGTAATCGCTCAAGGGAAGAACAGCATCAGTGATTGGCATGTATCCATGATTGAAGACGATGATGAGGATGAGGACGACGCTTTTTAA
- a CDS encoding PTS sugar transporter subunit IIB — protein MGVVNLARVDERLIHGQVMLTLSQRDGVNSIFVVDDVVAKDKFMKDLYKSAGSRTGQKTIVMTEEKCKFYWDEFKFKEYSAILITKTVTGIYNLVKHGVPIKDLNIGGIAKKGDDDILVTKSVYLNKADALKLKELNEEYGVENIYFQATPSSASSSLADVLKQFGL, from the coding sequence ATGGGAGTAGTAAATTTAGCGCGTGTAGATGAGAGATTGATCCATGGTCAAGTTATGTTGACATTGTCTCAACGGGATGGCGTCAATTCAATCTTTGTAGTTGATGATGTTGTTGCCAAAGATAAATTCATGAAAGATCTGTACAAGAGTGCGGGCAGCCGTACCGGGCAAAAAACAATTGTCATGACGGAAGAAAAGTGCAAATTCTATTGGGATGAGTTCAAATTTAAAGAATATAGCGCTATTTTGATCACGAAAACAGTTACCGGAATTTATAATCTGGTTAAACATGGTGTCCCGATCAAGGATTTGAACATCGGCGGAATTGCTAAAAAGGGCGATGATGATATCTTGGTCACAAAATCAGTTTATCTGAACAAAGCAGATGCGTTGAAATTAAAAGAGTTAAATGAAGAATACGGCGTTGAAAACATCTATTTCCAAGCAACGCCATCTTCTGCAAGTTCCAGCTTAGCGGATGTGTTAAAGCAATTCGGTTTATAA
- a CDS encoding PTS system mannose/fructose/sorbose family transporter subunit IID, with the protein MINANLDAKEKNMLAPEEITAKDVTKTYLRWHFANEIPHSFERYLAPSLLYAMMPILRKLYKDEDQLRAAYKRQLLFFNTQLSWGGGVITGLMSSMEQERANEVVNGEEVTMTDDLMYNTKAGLMGALAGIGDSIDSGTVQYIFIAIAVPWAQMGSPIGALFPFVAFALYQVLLGVLFARSAFKTGKNATGVMHSAGIQTVIEMLSILGMFMMGILAGNYVKVSSSLEFAISGRPFVLQEMLDKIMPGMLPLAVVLGVYFYYIKKGLKVTRALVGLTLILIVLAGIGLL; encoded by the coding sequence ATGATAAACGCTAATCTAGATGCTAAAGAAAAAAATATGTTAGCACCAGAAGAAATCACCGCTAAAGATGTTACGAAAACCTATTTACGCTGGCACTTTGCAAACGAAATCCCTCACTCATTCGAACGTTATTTAGCGCCTTCGCTCCTTTATGCGATGATGCCGATTCTGCGCAAACTGTACAAGGATGAGGATCAATTAAGAGCCGCCTACAAACGCCAATTGCTGTTCTTCAATACGCAACTGTCGTGGGGGGGCGGAGTCATCACAGGGCTGATGTCTTCGATGGAACAAGAACGCGCCAATGAGGTTGTGAACGGCGAAGAAGTTACCATGACTGATGATTTGATGTACAATACGAAAGCTGGTTTGATGGGCGCTTTGGCAGGGATCGGTGATTCGATCGACTCCGGAACGGTACAATACATTTTTATCGCTATCGCTGTTCCTTGGGCACAAATGGGTAGCCCGATCGGCGCCTTGTTCCCATTCGTCGCTTTTGCTCTTTACCAAGTATTGTTGGGTGTATTGTTTGCACGAAGCGCATTCAAGACAGGTAAAAATGCAACTGGTGTGATGCATAGTGCTGGAATTCAGACGGTTATCGAAATGTTGTCTATCCTAGGGATGTTCATGATGGGGATTTTAGCCGGGAATTATGTTAAAGTGTCATCAAGCTTAGAATTTGCAATCTCCGGACGACCATTTGTCCTTCAGGAAATGCTGGATAAAATCATGCCGGGTATGTTGCCATTGGCTGTTGTTCTGGGTGTATACTTCTACTACATCAAAAAAGGTCTGAAAGTAACGCGTGCGTTGGTAGGGTTGACGCTGATTCTGATTGTTCTGGCTGGCATAGGTCTTCTGTAA
- a CDS encoding PTS sugar transporter subunit IIC, giving the protein MENITAMQSLIIALWVGAVMSRAFLGGATLTLRFSPLMTGLIAGIVMGDVQQAMIITAAIQLIYMGVFSPGGTMPSEPAIAAAIAVPVALMGNLQPEAAIAVAVPVGLLGAYLYQFRFFINTFLGKYTDKAVEDLNDGGIVRSIILYPTIASFLLFVPLVFIALYYGAPVIADVITALEGTVVFHILTVVGGGLAAIGIATTIYVIGRKDYMVFFLLAYLMSVVLASLSITMVTYAIIGALIAAIFVLAKGQGAKAAPASAGSAAFDDDDDDDF; this is encoded by the coding sequence ATGGAAAATATTACTGCAATGCAAAGTTTGATCATTGCACTTTGGGTAGGGGCAGTCATGTCACGGGCATTTTTAGGAGGAGCGACATTAACGTTACGGTTCTCTCCTTTGATGACGGGTTTGATCGCAGGTATCGTAATGGGCGATGTACAACAAGCGATGATCATCACAGCAGCGATTCAGCTGATTTATATGGGGGTTTTCTCTCCAGGGGGAACAATGCCTTCTGAACCAGCAATCGCAGCGGCGATCGCGGTGCCGGTTGCTTTGATGGGTAACCTGCAGCCTGAAGCAGCAATAGCTGTAGCCGTACCGGTAGGTTTATTGGGTGCTTATCTGTATCAATTCAGATTTTTCATCAATACGTTTTTGGGTAAATACACCGATAAAGCCGTAGAAGATTTGAATGACGGCGGAATCGTGAGATCGATCATCCTTTATCCGACAATCGCTTCTTTCTTGTTATTTGTACCGTTAGTGTTCATTGCCTTGTACTACGGAGCACCCGTTATTGCGGATGTCATCACCGCACTTGAAGGTACAGTTGTGTTCCATATTCTTACAGTTGTCGGTGGCGGTCTAGCAGCTATCGGTATTGCAACAACAATTTATGTTATCGGTCGTAAAGACTATATGGTTTTCTTCCTATTAGCATACTTGATGAGTGTCGTGTTGGCTTCCTTGTCAATCACAATGGTAACGTATGCCATCATCGGTGCTTTAATTGCAGCCATCTTCGTACTGGCTAAAGGACAGGGTGCAAAAGCAGCTCCTGCTTCCGCTGGCAGTGCGGCGTTTGATGATGACGATGATGACGATTTCTAA
- a CDS encoding iron-containing alcohol dehydrogenase family protein produces the protein MDTVVNVKVGPQFYKYGQGAMEMIPDILNEYGAKRVLLVHGTISWQKASPYLEFLDEDFAIQYEKYNGECSYNEANRLAKLVGDGNFDFIIGVGGGKLCDLVYYVGSLTKKPFGVVPTLASNCAPWAPLSVMYKDNGLAEGKTEHYKRQAAFLITDPTLVVDAPMKFFIAGIADTLAKWYESDMILEQPQFQANNFLMLARHSARICKDVLAEDGLKAIEDMRNGTVSAEFIKVSEVIFGVAGLVGGFGDKYARNTAAHAIHDAISAYLPGVHNYLHGEKVAYGIFYQLALEGKWPVIDELIPMYEALSLPKSLTEMGEYPLQEEELNNIVELVNKKQKVHLLPMTINEAVLKKAIIDLEKYINTEV, from the coding sequence TTGGATACAGTTGTAAATGTAAAAGTTGGCCCGCAATTTTATAAGTATGGGCAAGGCGCAATGGAAATGATCCCTGACATACTGAATGAATACGGTGCGAAACGCGTGCTGCTTGTTCATGGCACGATTTCATGGCAGAAGGCAAGTCCGTATTTGGAATTTCTGGATGAGGACTTCGCAATCCAGTATGAGAAATACAACGGTGAGTGCAGCTATAATGAAGCAAACCGATTGGCCAAACTAGTCGGCGATGGCAACTTTGACTTTATCATCGGTGTCGGCGGAGGGAAATTGTGTGATCTGGTGTACTACGTTGGCTCATTAACGAAAAAACCTTTCGGTGTCGTTCCGACGTTGGCCAGCAATTGTGCACCCTGGGCTCCCTTATCTGTAATGTACAAAGATAATGGGCTCGCCGAAGGCAAAACCGAGCATTACAAAAGACAGGCAGCGTTTCTGATCACTGATCCAACGTTGGTCGTCGATGCGCCGATGAAGTTCTTTATCGCAGGAATCGCGGATACTCTAGCCAAGTGGTATGAATCCGATATGATATTGGAGCAGCCGCAGTTTCAAGCGAATAATTTCTTGATGCTCGCGCGGCATTCGGCGCGGATCTGCAAGGATGTCCTCGCTGAAGATGGTCTGAAGGCTATCGAGGACATGCGCAATGGAACAGTATCTGCAGAGTTCATAAAGGTGTCTGAAGTCATATTCGGGGTTGCGGGATTGGTTGGGGGATTCGGAGATAAATACGCCCGTAATACTGCCGCCCATGCCATTCATGATGCAATATCAGCGTATCTGCCGGGAGTCCACAACTACCTGCATGGTGAGAAAGTGGCCTATGGCATTTTCTATCAATTGGCTCTGGAAGGCAAATGGCCAGTGATTGACGAGTTGATTCCGATGTATGAAGCTCTAAGTTTACCGAAATCATTAACTGAAATGGGCGAGTATCCTTTGCAGGAAGAGGAACTCAACAACATAGTCGAACTGGTCAACAAAAAGCAAAAAGTGCATTTGTTGCCGATGACGATCAATGAAGCAGTCTTGAAAAAAGCAATAATAGATTTAGAAAAATATATAAATACGGAGGTATAG
- a CDS encoding D-isomer specific 2-hydroxyacid dehydrogenase family protein, with translation MTQENKIAIVNSSSFGKMFDTHVERLEKIGQVDRFDFDSSIEGKQLAESLIGYNIIIASVTPFFTSEFFEHKDELKLITRHGIGYNNIDLEAAKAHGTVVAIVPPLIERDAVAENNVTNLLALMRRTTESAQEVKKDGWENRAQFIGNGLCGKTVGVIGVGNIGSRAVEILHYGFRCEVLGVDPNKTALEIEIFGGKKVELDELLERAEVICLCASLNETNYHLISKEAIAKMRDGVYISNSARGALVDEEAIIEAIQTGKLRGYATDVLEVEPGRSDHPFLEYPNIIVTPHTSAYTMECLEGMGDKCVSDCEAIVEGRMPRRVVQPVSPYITK, from the coding sequence ATGACTCAAGAAAATAAGATAGCCATTGTCAATTCAAGCAGTTTTGGGAAGATGTTTGACACGCATGTGGAAAGACTGGAAAAAATCGGACAGGTCGATCGTTTCGATTTTGATAGTTCTATTGAGGGAAAGCAACTAGCTGAATCATTAATAGGGTATAATATTATTATCGCGAGTGTAACACCATTTTTCACTAGCGAGTTTTTTGAACATAAGGATGAACTGAAGTTGATCACTCGTCATGGAATCGGGTACAACAATATAGACCTGGAAGCTGCCAAGGCACATGGTACGGTTGTCGCGATTGTTCCACCTCTGATTGAGCGCGACGCAGTTGCAGAAAATAATGTTACCAATTTACTTGCGCTGATGCGACGCACAACTGAGTCGGCCCAGGAAGTCAAAAAAGATGGCTGGGAAAATCGAGCGCAATTTATTGGAAACGGTTTATGCGGGAAAACGGTGGGTGTCATTGGTGTTGGCAATATCGGCAGCCGAGCCGTCGAAATCCTGCATTATGGATTCAGGTGTGAAGTGTTGGGGGTCGATCCGAACAAGACCGCGTTGGAAATCGAGATTTTCGGCGGCAAGAAAGTCGAATTGGACGAACTTCTGGAGCGGGCCGAGGTCATTTGCCTCTGCGCAAGCCTGAATGAAACGAACTACCATCTGATTTCCAAAGAAGCCATCGCGAAAATGAGGGACGGTGTCTACATATCCAACTCAGCTCGTGGGGCATTGGTCGATGAAGAGGCAATCATCGAAGCGATCCAAACCGGGAAACTGCGCGGATATGCGACAGATGTACTGGAAGTTGAACCAGGACGCAGTGACCATCCTTTCCTGGAATATCCGAATATCATTGTGACCCCTCACACGTCCGCGTACACAATGGAGTGCCTGGAAGGAATGGGAGACAAATGTGTTTCTGACTGTGAAGCGATAGTGGAAGGGAGGATGCCTCGACGGGTGGTGCAACCGGTAAGTCCCTATATTACAAAATGA
- a CDS encoding MurR/RpiR family transcriptional regulator, whose translation MSKNYIQMILKPHYETFSATELKIADYFVSLGMDLVNKTLSNLAEETDFSESTIFKFVKRIGFKGFQDFKISVASNYRMSEERTHQLAVFTDITASDTPSDISKKVIQSSQIMLQSLMSKLSGEALQEALDIIVNSKALHFFGLGSSAVIALDAYHKFLRTAIPVNYVSDYHMQLMHTSKLTENDCVFLFSHSGKTAETIKIAEVAAHNKAKIICLTGNPPGALNRLSDVSIVVETEESIFQSEALSARLLYITVVDIIYLSYLYHDEHTNIESIDTIREILSTTKIEVDR comes from the coding sequence ATGTCAAAAAATTATATCCAAATGATCCTGAAACCGCACTACGAAACTTTTTCAGCCACTGAATTGAAGATTGCCGATTATTTCGTGAGCTTGGGCATGGACCTAGTGAACAAAACATTGTCCAATCTAGCAGAAGAAACGGATTTTTCAGAATCGACGATTTTTAAATTCGTGAAAAGAATAGGCTTCAAAGGCTTCCAGGATTTCAAAATCAGCGTCGCATCAAACTATCGTATGTCTGAAGAACGCACGCACCAGTTAGCCGTATTTACCGACATTACCGCTTCGGACACGCCGAGCGATATTTCTAAAAAAGTCATTCAATCCTCACAAATTATGCTGCAAAGCCTGATGAGCAAACTATCCGGGGAAGCTCTGCAAGAAGCTCTTGATATTATCGTAAATTCGAAAGCGCTTCATTTCTTTGGCCTTGGTTCCTCCGCAGTCATTGCGCTCGACGCCTACCACAAGTTCTTGCGAACCGCCATCCCCGTGAACTATGTTTCGGATTATCATATGCAGCTGATGCACACTTCCAAATTAACGGAAAATGATTGCGTCTTCCTTTTCTCGCACTCAGGAAAAACGGCGGAAACAATCAAGATAGCGGAAGTAGCTGCCCATAACAAAGCCAAAATCATCTGTCTGACAGGGAATCCGCCAGGTGCCTTGAACCGATTGAGTGATGTCAGCATCGTAGTCGAAACGGAAGAATCCATTTTCCAGTCCGAGGCACTTTCAGCCAGATTGCTTTATATCACAGTAGTGGACATCATCTACTTGTCGTATCTCTATCATGATGAGCATACAAATATAGAATCAATCGACACGATACGCGAAATTCTTTCGACAACAAAAATAGAGGTGGATAGATAA